TCATAATTTTCATCCACCAGCTCTACCCCTTCTTCAATAAGTGCTTCCTGCCATCTGTAGTGGCCCTTTCTGTTGTGGTCAGCTCTACCACATATGGAGCAATGCATTGTAACACCTTTCTTGTTCAAATGTCTCACACCATGTTTGATTTTCTCTTCAggtgttttttttcctatttttctttGGCCTGCCCAGCTGTTTAGTGAACACAGGTGGAAAAACCTTGTATCCTGGCTGCACCTCCTAGTATTTAGGGTCTCTTAGAGGGACCAGTGTGTAGCCATATGCTTTCATATAGTTCTCCACAGTGTAGCAGTTATGAACCAGTAACTCTGGGTCAATTCTTTCTTCCCTACAACATGCTATGGAATGGCCACAAGGCACACCAGATAACTGCCATCTCCTGCAATCACAGGTATGCAAACACAAGTCCACTGAGTAGCTAGAATTTCCAGACTGAACTCTGAATTTTTGTTggccagtgctacctcttgagcactgcgttggttttcccttgaagaggaaagggtgatgcagcaaagtagcgtaagtatttccctcagttttttagaaccaaggtatcaatccagtaggaggctacgcgcgagtccctcgcacctacacaaacaaataaatcctcgcaaccaacgcgataaggggttgtcaatccctacacggtcacttacgagagtgagatctgatagatatgataagataatatttttggtatttttatgataaatatgcaaagtaaaataaaagcaaaataaaaagcaaaggaaataactaggtgttggaagattaatatgatggaagatagacccgggggccataggtttcactagtggcttctctcaagagcataggtattttacggtgggtgaacaaattactgttgagcaattgacagaattgagcatagttatgagaatatctaggtatgatcatgtatataggcatcacgtccgagacaagtagaccgactcctgcctgcatctactactattactccacacatcgaccgctatccagcatgcatctagagtattaagttcataagaacagagtaacgccttaagcaagatgacatgatgtagagggataaattcatgcaatgtgataaaaaaacccatcttgttatcctcgatggcaacaatacaatacgtgccttgctgcccctactgtcactgggaaaggacaccgcaagattgaacccaaagctaagcacttctcccattgcaagaaagatcaatctagtaggccaaaccaaactgataattcaaagagacttgcaaagataaccaatcatacataaaagaattcagaagattcaaatattgttcatagataaacttgatcataaacccacaattcatcggtctcaacaaacacaccgcaaaataagattacatcgaatagatctccacaagagagggggagaacattgtattgagatccaaaaagagagaagaagccatctagctaataactatggacccggaggtctgaggtaaactactcacacttcatcggagaggctatggtgttgatgtagaagccctccgtgatcgatgccccttccggcggagctccggaacaggccccaagatgggatctcgtgggtacagaaggttgcggcggtggaattaggtttttggctccgtatctggtagtttgggggtacgtaggtatatataggaggaaggagtacgtcagtggagcaacatggggcccacgagggtggagggcgcgcccccctacctcgtggattcctggtagctttcttgacgtagggtccaagtcctctggatcatgttcgttccgaaaatcacgttcccgaaggtttcattccgtttggactccgtttgatattctttttctgcgaaactcttaggcaaaaaacagcaattctgggctggacctctggttaataggttattcccaaaaataatataaaagtgtataataaagcccaataatgtccaaaacagaagataatatagcatggagcaatcaaaaattatagatacgttggagacgtatcagccagctTATGAAACATGACAATTTGCAGCAAATTCAGTGTTCTTGTCTAAATTCTTCTTGATCTTTGGGCATATTCTCTGCCCTGCCCACTTTTCTATTGCCTCTCTTTGTTTGCTCACAAGCCTTTGCATGATTTTGTAGAATATATATTCAAGCATTGACAACACTGCCATCTCTCTGCCTTCAAGGATATAGCTGTTGAACACTTCAGAATTATTGTTCAATAGAATGTCACATTTGGGAAATTCACTGAAAAATGCTTTACACCAAGTCTTTGGATCAAGTCTTTCAGTCCAATGAAATGCAGCTTTCAGTCCAATGAAATGCAGCTGAACAATCTGTATCCATTTTCTCACAGTTCTGCCTCCAATTCACTTTGTTTGGTGATCTTGCAATGGCCCACAGGTCTTGCTTCAGCAACTCTCCCTTGTGCTTCTCATTGAAATTCTGATAGATATGCCTCACACAAAACCTATGCTCTGCATCTGGCCACACTTTCTGCACAGCATTTATCAATCCCTTTTGCTTGTCACTCATAATTGTGAAAGGAGCAGTGTTAGTGATGTTTAGATCATCTCTCAAAGTTGTCAGAAACCATTCCCAGGATCCTGTGCATTCTACTTCAACCCAACCCATTGCAATGGGGAAAATGCAGTCATTTGGATCAATTCCAACAGCACTAAGCAAAACTCCTTTGAACCTTGTTTTCATGTGACATCCATCAATGAAAATGATAGGCCTGCACCCCTTTAACCACCCTCTTTTACATGCATCATAAGACCAGTACAGTGCCTTCAGACACTTCCTGCCCATTGGAAATTTTGGGTCTTTCTTCAGCTCAGTTGATAACAGAAATGTAGAGCCAGGGTTTGTAGTCCTTAATTCATGGCCATAGTCCCATAGCCTACTGAACTGatgttcttcatcaccatggatctCTTTCAGGGCTGCCGTTCTAGCCCTTGCTAGCTTCCATCTGTTAGGGGTCACATTGAATGCCTTGGTGATTTTTCTTGCAAATGTACCAAGTGACATTTTCTGGTCATCCCTGAACTCATCTATGAAATACTGGCACAGAAACTTAGCTGCCATCTGCCTTATCTTCCATTTCTTCTGACAACAGTGCTCTCCATAGTAAGCCTTGATTACAAATCCTCCTGTCCTGTTGTCCTTGCCAGCTTTTAGCCACCATGGGCAATCTCTTTCACAAACAGCCTCTATTCTAGTTTTGTCATTCTTTAACTTCTTGATCTGAACTCTGTTCTTAACAGAATATGCAGTAATAGCAAGTCTAAGCTCCTTCACATCAGCGAAGACCATCCCAACTTTGAAGGCAGGGGCAACCATGTCCACCTTTGAATTGAAGGCAGTAAACTTGTACCTCAACTGCTCTGCTTCCTCAATGGGCAGATTAAGATCTTGATCATCAAGCAAATAGTCATCTACCTCCACATCATCCTTTTCTTCTTCAGCTTGTTCATCAACATCAAAGTCAATGTTGTCATCATAAAGATCATCATCCCCCTCATCTATGTCATAATCACTGTCACTGAAATTTGATTCAGAAACAACTATATCTTCAATTACTGCTACTCCATCTTCAGTAAGCAAATTGTGCTCTACATCTTCTATCACCAAACTTTCAGGTTCTGTTGCAGTTGCAGCAATTTCTGACATTGGATCTTCTTCATTGACAGAAATGACACTGTGCTGGAAAGATGCTTCAACCATAATAGATGGCAATGTGCATATGGATTCAGCCCTGAAATTGCTGATGAAATCTGCATGGTCAACCATAATAGCCAGCACTTTATGCTCAACACTAGCTCTGATGATGTGTTGCACATCATCATCAGATTTAATTCTGACCAAACCATCTGCAATTGATTTGTCAGGCAAGCACCAGTAAAGTATGTGCTCACCCACTGGATATCCCAACCAAGTTAGGTGCTCTTCAATGAAAGAATATGAGAATGTGGTAGCATCAACATAATCAAGAACTTCCACTGAAGGGTTCCAGTACTCCAAATTACTAATTGGGCCACAGAAAATTCCACCATGCTCAAGTTCAAGTGTAAAGAAAGAAGTGTCCACCCTTTGTCCATTTGCTGAATCACACACTGCATCAAATAGGTGTAATTTGTAAGCAATGCACAATGATGTATACACTTAACAGCAAAATTAAGTTAGCTGAGAAGTTCAGTTAACTCAGATGTTCAGTTAACTCAGATGTTCAGTTAACTGAGAAGTTCAGTTAACTACAGTGAACTGAAAACATTGTGAATAACTACAGTGCACTCACAAAATTCAGATAACTACAGTTAACTGACAACATTCAGATAACTACAGTTAACTGAAAAAATTCTGTCAAATGTCCTAAAATCAATACTTGAGCTAACTGAAGTTGGTGCCATTGAACACAACCAACTGGTGGCATCACTAACACCTGAAACATGACCATGAACATTGCAATAGTAAGCATTAACACCTGAAACATGAACAACTAAATTTGGTGGCAACGAACACAATCAAGTATTGTCAGATTTGCTTTCGATGCACATGAATGGAGGACTGATCCACAACTCCAGTCTAACAAGCTAACATATGAACGGAAAAGAAGACCCAATTGTCAGGCCAAACCCAAGACTTTGCCACCCTAAACCCTAACCTAATCTACTCGGccaaaacccactaggccaaaacCATAACTTTACTGCCGTCAGACAAACCCAACAGCATTCAACAAGCACACCACCGTGAGACACACCGACGTGGGGCTGATGCGGACGACGAACGGCGACGATGAAACAGAGCACGGGCGGAACACGGAAGGAGGCGGAAGAGGGGACAGGAGCTCACCATAGTCCGGTGGGATGACGCCGAGCGACCGGATGAGATGAGCGGAAGGAGGTGGCTCCATCccgccggcgaactccggcgacgaCAGCGCGATGACGAGCGTCATCACCAAATCGCCAGCACACTGTCTCTCCCCAACAGGACAGCGGGAGAGGTCGAACGGATCTGGTGCAACTCCTGTGGCATTTAATTCAGGTGGGTGCAGTGCGGGTTGAATCGAGTAGACGGCAGGGGCCTTTGTGCAAAATTGCCAGAGCTGACCGGTCCACCCTCTGAACTGCCACTTGTCACGCTGTGAGTGGCCGTGGACCAAAACATCACATAGGGTGTCAAGTTGTAGGAGTCCTTAGTAATAGTTTGCAAGTTTTGGACTAAAACATCATATTCGGTGCAAGTTTGTGGACTTGGGGTGCTATTACCTCAATTTCTTCCTTGTGAGGTGTGTCTTTGTCATGACATGATGGTTGTACGTTGGAAATTGCCCCGTCTGAACCGAGTTTGTTGTTCATACGACAAACATGTGGTTTCCTAAAAAAAACTGGAACATTTTGCCGCCAAAAATGTAAATACAAAAGGCCGACATGATGGTTGTGCGTTTTGGTATTTTGTCCCGTCTGGACCGAGTTTGTTGTTCATGCAATATAAACACGTGGTTTCCTAAAAAGAAAAACTGGAACATTTGCGCAGAAAATGTAAAAAACTACAAAAAGCCGACCACGCTCCGCCAAAAATGTAAATACAAAAGGCCGACATGATGGTTGTGCGTTTTGGTATTTTGTCCCGTCTGGACCGAGTTTGTTGTTCATGCAATATAAACACGTTGTAGTACCTTTGATGAACACAACGTTTATAGTACAACTGGGTTCACCGGAATTTATAGTTACAACGTTCATGCAAtataaaaagaaaatgtaaaaaactACAAAAAGCCGACCACGCTGGGACTCGAACCCAGAATCTCCCGCTCCGGAGGCGAGCGCCTTATCCATTAGGCCACGCGGTCATCTTGTTGTGGTCTCTTAGAAGAACCTATGTATAGTTACTCTACGCTAGTCCTATCAAACAGACTCGTATTCATACCGAGAGGGTTACCACACTTCAACCAGTATTGCTTTGGATCTTGGAACACCAATTCCTTTTTTTTTTTAATCGTTTGTATTGCTTACCGCATGTGTCACGTGGTTTGGAACACCAATTCCTGATTTAATTACCAGTACATAATTCACCAAAAGCATACAAGCAAGTAGTAATAATTCAAGACTATCAATTCCCAGCCAAAAAAAAAACACAAAGGTACTACAACGTTTTCTATGCCGAAGCAATTACAAAAATTCCAGTACATATAAATCCCATTACAGTTGACCAGTCATATCTCAAAATTCCGGTGAACAGAAAACTCCTATTGATGAACACCTAAAGAGAATTACTGTACTATTGTACGCTTGCCGTTTGTATCCTAGAAGCAAAGCTACAGCATGCTGCAACCCAGGCAAGATCCATGCTAAGGCAAGGCAACAGTTACAATCATCTCTTTATCGGAAAACCGTACAACCATCAGTTGGCAAAGAGAGAGGAAACTACGTAGCCACGTGGCTAATCCTTCTTGGCGGCGATCTTGGTCCCGGGACCCACCGGCACCGAGAAGAGCGGGGTGTGCCTGTGGTGCCTAATCACCATGATCATGACGAAGGTGTTGGCGGCCAGGAACACGATGCCTGCCGCCCAGAGCTGCACGAAGACGTTCCGACCCTTGAACTCCAGCAGGTAGGCCCACATCAGCCAGTGCAGCTGGGACCCCATCCACACCAGCGCGCAGGCCAGGCCCTTCCACCTCAGCTTCATGCCGGTCCAGGGGAGGatgaggggcagcaggcagaagaaCCACACAAAGTACTGCGCTGTCATCACCTGCTCGTCGACAGAGTAGCAGTTGTTAGTATTTCAGCGTACTACTACTGTAGTACTTTCACACAAATAGGAGGTATCTGATTTATCCTACCTTGTTGAAGGCGACAAATGCTACTGTTTGGAGAAACATGCAGAACGGAAGATCCCTGGAAAAGCGTACAATGAGCGCCAACTGCACGATCAGCTGCGGCAGGAACGAAGCCAGCCTCTGTATGCTTGAGAACCCTTGCTGATGGTGCAGATATATGTGATAGAAGTAAATCGAGAAGTTGTGCCTTGGATCAGTTCGTGTGAGATGGTAAAGTAGTGCTTCATTTAGGAACTCCCACCCATAGAGATAGAAGAAGATGCCGGTCCAAGCAAAGAACATAGATCCAGAGAACAACCCAAACAGGATAGTATCTCTTGTTATGAGGCTACTGAGAAAATTCCATAGATTCGCCAAGAGTGATGTCGGTTCTTCCACATTTTCCCTACCTTTATTGCTTTGTAACTGTTGTTTCGAAATCCACTGTGTAAGGACAGGTCTACCAGCAGGACCGGCATAATTCTTGCCAAGGACTATAACAAAGGGGATTGCATATATAATTGGGTATATTCTGAAGTGCACAATCAGCCCATACCAGAATGCTGCTTGCAGTACTCTACCTGCAGTAGATAATCAAACTGTAAGATAGCCATGCAAATTACTTATAAACAATAATTCTACGTTTTTAATCTTACTACATGTGACTGCAAATACTAGTAAACTGTCCATACTTATGATGCAAGTAAGCAACAGAGTAAGTGATCTGCAAGTTATTTGGGAAGTTGCAAGCAAGTGAACCATTTGCCTGACAATGTTCACTTCACAAACTAGATTATGAAGCTGAATGTCTGTCTAAACGCATCGAGTCAAGCAAATGAAGAAACAGGACAAAAGACATTGTGATGACACCATTAAGACATTAATCCAAAGAAAACCTGAATTCTGAAGCAAAGGTACTTTAGCTGTTGAGCACCAAGTACTAATGACTTTCTTGGATTATAGGTACAGAGGAGACTAGAACTATGTATAAGAAGCAAATTATTTGGTATTATGTGGTTTTGCAAAAGTGAGAAATCTAGTACGATTTTCTTGGATTATGGGTACACCTTCCTTCTTCGGAGGGGTTACCATCATGTATTTCATTGCACAAGCAACACCCAACTTTGTAAAATGCAGTCTGCCAATTCGTTTTGGTAAATCCATGGGTCCAATAAGTTAAATGCCCCTTACATAAAAGATTAAATTCCACTACTTCACAAAAATAAGCTAAATAGTGAGATTGATCATCCAACAGACATACAATTGATCGGTGAACAAAACTTAAGAAAAGACTGAATGGAAGACTAAGCATAAACTAAATGTTCATCACATCATTGCAACTTTCAGACTAATTATATCCCTATTCCAATTCGAAGAGAAATATTCCTAGTTTTGACATGTAAGAGTCAGCAGATCAACATAGCTGCAAAATATTCAGAGCTAGTTCACAAAGATAGCAGCTATCACTGAACACACATAAAAAAAAGGATTCAGAGCTTACACCCTTCATCAAGCAGATGAGGATCCAGAGCATGGCGGCGCAGACGACGGGCTCGCAGTTCCCTCTGGTGCCGATGGTGAAGGTGAAGGGGTTGAACAGCCAGGCCACCACGCACCAGATCCGGGTCCTCGCCGGGACCCCCCGCAGctccagaatatcgtcgatgaacaccccGACGAGCAAATCTGCACCGCAGAAGCATCAACACCGCGAGAACTCGACGGAGACTGTATGTACCgtgcgggcgagcggcggcggggcgggggcgcGGGCGGGGCTACCTGCGGCGGAGAAGAGGAGCTTGCCCCAGGCGGGGTGGAGGAGCGAgttggggaggaggaggaaggcgaggagCGGGGAGTAGCGGTAGGTGGCGCGCGCGAACGGGGAGCccccggcggcgacggcggccgccgCGTCGGAGAAGACGAGGTAGTCCACGTCCGTGTAGCGCACCTCGAGGTGCGCGTCCTGCCACTCCCCGTACGCCACCAGCGCCAGCCGcagcgccgccgacgccgccatcacCCGCCACCgcagcgtcgccgccgccgtcgccatcgcagATTTCGCGGCCCGGGCAGCTTGGTAATTTGGGATCCTTCGGGCGCGCGTGGAGGAGAATCCCAGCCGTCGGATCGCCAACGGACGGTTGTGATCGCGCTTAATGCTGACGGACGCGGGATGTGGGCCTTGGTCGCGTCACACCACACCCCCCAGAGAGGAGGAGGATTTTCCACCCACCTCCCTTTTCCTCCTCCACCCGCCGCCGAGCGCCACCATGgcgtcgccgccgtccgccgcccccgccgccgcgctccggtGCGCGGGCGTCCACGTAGGATGCGgcctcctcccgcgccccgccgaCGCCCCCTGCCTCCGCGCCGCCCTCCCGTTCAGGTAATTCCACGGCCTGGATGGCTGGAtctttcctcttcctctttgcGTCTTGCAGTTCTTGGAAGTCTCCTTCTCTTTTGATGTGGATGGTTGAATTGCGTTCTTGGGGGACTGCCGATTCGCCGGCTCGTCGGGGCGGATTGTCGGCTCGCTGGCTCTCGGATGGATGGATGCCTTGCTTGCCTCGCTGAATGTAGTATTGACAATTGATCAGGTTAACTGTGCACCGACACCTGAAAAGGGGGAAGCTATTTGTAATGTGATTAGGTTAATTGCGCGTCAAGGTTCACACAAAAAAAGTTAATCGTGCGCCATAGCCTGCGGTTATGCCTTCCATTGAATTGGATTAGTTTTTGCCAGATGAGCAATGGTAGTAATATCTTGCACATGTTCTTGCTTAGGCAGGTTAGGCGTGCTGTCATCGAGGACGTGCCGCGCGGGCGCTGGCGTCGTCGTGTCGGCCACGAGGAGCCCCGGTTTGGGCAATGCAGGGAACCTGCGTGAGGTACGGTCCTGCAAGGACGCTGGGATCCTGATGTAGCTTGGTTGAATTGTTGCCATGCCACCTTGGAGTCTGCAGTGATGAATGGCGTTTTGTTTTCATCGCTCTGCAGGGTTCGAACTTGTCTAAGAACTGGGATTTGAGCAGACAGATTGGCGATGAGCACGGTGTTCTTATAGAATGCAGGGATGTGCACAAGTCCTTTGGGGACAAGCATGTACTGCAAGGCGTCAGCTTCAAGGTGAGTCCTTGTAGGAGCCTGTACGTTTTTCGACTGCTTACTAATTGTTTTGGTTCAGTGCCCATTGGGCATTATTTCGAACCAACTATTCATTATAGGGTGCTTAGGCATCTCCAACGCCTTCCCCTAAAACGGACATTGTATTTGTCCACGGACTGGTCCGGACCAGTTTGCGGACACTGATGCGGGACCCGGCCACCCAATCTTGTCCCCTAAATGCCGCCCTTGTTTTTCTTTTCTAATAAAATCCGCAACACTCAAAATAATTATAGAAAATAGCATAATTCATCCATGGATAACATGCGAATATCCCTAATACGACAATAGTTCAAATGGAAATATTACATCTGATATAATTGGATGTTTACCTGGTGGTGGAACGATGATGAGAAGGACACCTATAAggtgattaaagagaagaaagattgtttcagacgcctatacctggataggagtgcagacaacatagagaagtacaagatggcgaagaaggctgcaaagcgagctgtcagtgaagcaaggggtcgggcgtatgaggacctctaccaacatttaggcacgaaggaaggcgaaagggacatctataagatggccaagatccgagagaggaagacgagggatattggccaagtcaaatgcatcaaggatgaAGCaaaccaactcttggtgaaggacgaggagattaagcatagatggcgggagtacttcggcaagctgttcaatggggagaatgagagatctaccattgaactagacgactcctttgatgagactagcatacgttttgtgcggcgaatccaggagtctgagatcaaggaggctttaaaaagaatgaaaggaggcaaggcgacggGCCATGATTGTATCctcattgaggtgtggaaaggcctcggggacatagcgatagtatggctaaccaagcttttcaacctcatttttcgggcaaacaagatgccagaagaatggagacggagtatattagtaccaatcttcaagaacaagggggatgctcagagttgtactaattaccgtggaatcaagctgatgagccatacaatgaagctatgggagagagtcattgagcaccgcttaagaagaatgacaagcgtgataAAAAattagtttggtttcatgcctgggaggtcgacgatggaagccattttcttggtacgacaacttatggagagatacagggagcaaaaggacttgcatatggtgttcattgacttggagaaggcctatgataggATACcatggaatgtcatgtggtgggccttggagaaacacaaagtcccagcaaagtacattaccctcatcaaggacatgtacgataatgttgtgacaagtgttcgaacaagtgatgtcgacactgatgacttcccgattaagataggactgcatcaggggtcagctttgagcccttatctttttgccttggtgatggatgaggtcacaagggatatacaaggagataacccatggtgtatgctctttgcggatgatgtggtgctagttgacgatagttggacgggggtaaataggaagttagagttatggagacaaaccttagAATCGAAAGgatttaggcttagtagaactaaaaccgagtacatgatgtgcggtttcagtactactaagtgtgaggaggaggttagccttgatgggcaggtggtgcctcagaaggacacctttcgatatttggggtcaatgctgcaggaggatgggggtattgatgaagatgtaaaCCATCGAATCAAaaccggatggatgaagtggcgccaagcttctggcattctctgtgacaacagagtgtcacaaaagctaaaaggcaagttctacaggacggcggttcgacccgcaatgttgtatggcgccgagtgttggccaactaaaaggtggcctgttcaacagttaggtgtggcggagatgcgtatgttgagatggatgtgtggccacac
This window of the Triticum aestivum cultivar Chinese Spring chromosome 5D, IWGSC CS RefSeq v2.1, whole genome shotgun sequence genome carries:
- the LOC123122663 gene encoding GPI mannosyltransferase 1; the encoded protein is MATAAATLRWRVMAASAALRLALVAYGEWQDAHLEVRYTDVDYLVFSDAAAAVAAGGSPFARATYRYSPLLAFLLLPNSLLHPAWGKLLFSAADLLVGVFIDDILELRGVPARTRIWCVVAWLFNPFTFTIGTRGNCEPVVCAAMLWILICLMKGRVLQAAFWYGLIVHFRIYPIIYAIPFVIVLGKNYAGPAGRPVLTQWISKQQLQSNKGRENVEEPTSLLANLWNFLSSLITRDTILFGLFSGSMFFAWTGIFFYLYGWEFLNEALLYHLTRTDPRHNFSIYFYHIYLHHQQGFSSIQRLASFLPQLIVQLALIVRFSRDLPFCMFLQTVAFVAFNKVMTAQYFVWFFCLLPLILPWTGMKLRWKGLACALVWMGSQLHWLMWAYLLEFKGRNVFVQLWAAGIVFLAANTFVMIMVIRHHRHTPLFSVPVGPGTKIAAKKD